The following DNA comes from Candidatus Hydrogenedentota bacterium.
GCCGACGACGCGGACATGGCCGCCGCGAGGATGCTCGCGATGACTATCCCCGCGAGGCCCGACGGAATCATCTTCACGCAGAAATACGGCAGGATGGACTCCGCCTTGGCGCCGCTTGCGCCGGTCAAGATAGCCATGGCCTGCGGGTCCGGGTGCTGTTTGAAAAACACATAGAGCGACGTGCCCATGAACATGAAGAAAGTCCACGTGGGCACGCTGCACGCGCAGCAAATCCAGATCGCTTTGAAGGCCTCCCGAGGATTCTTGGCCGACACGTATTTCTGCACCACGTTCTGGTTGCCGCTGTATTCGAAGACCCAGCCCGCCAACCCGTAAATCAACATCATCACGATCGACTTATCCCAGAGTGAGAAGATCTTCGCGCGCTCCAGGTTGCCGGTGGACACGTTCAGGTCACCGAGCATGAACTTGTTGTCCCTCCACCCGGTGGCAAACACGGCGCCGATTCCCCCGTCGATGCCCCGTATGAGCGTTACGAAACAAAGAATGGTCCCGAACCACAACAGGAAGGTTTGCAGGAACTGGGCCCAGACGACCGCCCTGACGCCGCCCAGAACCGTGTAGACGGTGACCACGCACCCGCCCATGAGGATGCAAACGTACGGCGGCGCGCCCGTGATCTGCTCGAACACAAGCGATACCAGGTAAAGGATGGTGGCGATGCGCATCACTTGGCCGATGATGAAGCATACGGCCACGTACGTTCGGACGCCGTGGCCGAAGCGTCCCTCGAGGTATTCGTAGGCGGAGGTGCACTTGTTGCGCCGGTAGAACGGCAGGAAGATTTTCGAGCCAATGTAGACTCCGAGGGGCAGCATCAGGCCCGGCAGCCAGCGGAGGTAGGCGGCCTTGTACGCGTCGCCGGGGAAAGAGACGACGGTGATGGAACTGATGGACGTGGCGAACATCGCAAGCCCCAGCAGCCACGCCGGGAACTCGCGGTTGCCCACGAAAAAGCTCTCGGTCGACTTGTTGCGTTTGGCAAACAAGGGGCCGATGGACGCCACTGCCAGGAAATACACCGCCAGGATGACCCAGTCCAGAAGCCCGAACCGTGCCGGCGTCATGGACACCCCCTCCTCGGTTGTTGCCCCGGCGGGGCGCCGGTTATCCGCCCGCTCCCCATATACAGCCCTGCCAGAGCATGCTTTGCGCCGCCGGATTATAGCAGGATGCACCGTTGGAATCCCTGCGCGCAACAACGGACGGGACGGGCGAGCAGGAAGTCTTTGGACTGGTGCACGATGGGGCGCATCAAAGAGACGGCCCAGCGACGCCCTGCGCGCCCGGGGCAAATAGCGCCGGACGGAAATGGGGTTCGCTACCTGCCTCGGGTGAGTTGCCTCAGGCGTTCTGGTATATAATCCTGAATCCGATACCGGCAATTTGCCTTCACGGACGGGCAAGAGGAGTCCCTCATGCAACGAGCCTCGCTGTCGCCTTTGTCGAATCGGTCTGGCAACGGATTCGTGAGCAGCGCCCCGTCGTGCGCCGCAGTCGCCGTGTTCATTGCCGCCGCCGCTGTGGTTATGCCTGTTTTCGCCGCGTCTGCTGGGGAAGACGCGTCTTCCGGACGGGCTCGCATCGCTCCTTCGGTGGTCCACTTGGCCCCGGGCGCGGAACAACGGTTCAAGGCCGTCATGCTGCAAACACGCCTGAAAGGCGCTACGGCGGCCCAGAACGTTGCGTGGTCCGTAAACGGCATCCCCGGCGGGGATGATACCGCAGGCCGGATCACGGCGGATGGGTTGTACACGGCGCCCGCGCAAACACCCAAGCCGCGGGAGGTCCACATTTGCGCGGAAATGGCCGATGCGGCAAACCCTCACTTGTTTGCGACGGTGCTGTTCGAGGGCGAGGGGACCCACTATGAAAGCGTTGCGCAGTGGAGCGAATCCATCGCGCAGCCGGTGCATCTCAAAGATCCGCATTGTCTGGCCCTGGACCACGCGGGCAACCTCCTCATCGCGGACTTCGAAGGGTCGCGCGTGCACCGGTTCACGCCGGACGGGATGTACCTTGGCGATTTGGGCCTGGGCACGGGGGAAGCGCCCGGTTACGTGATCAAGCCGCGCGTGGTTCAGGTGGACCACGAGGGCAACATCTTCGTGAGCGACCAGAAAAAGGACCAGCCCCGCATCCAGGTGTTCAGCCATGACGGCCAATTCCTGCGCACGTTCGGAGACAAAGGGATTAATCCCGGCCAGATCCTGCGGGCCCACGGCCTGGCGTTCGATTCGAAACACCGGTTGTACGTCGTAGATGTCGACGCGATGCGGATCAACGTTTACGATTCCTCCGGCAAATTCCTGCAATCCTGGGGCCAGGACGGCTCGGGCCTGGGCGAATTCAACGCTCCGCACGGGATCGCCATCGACGCCAACGACGACGTGTTCGTCGTGGGATATTACGGCCCCTGCCAGAAGTTCACGTCCGGCGGGAAGCTGTTACGCGTGTTTGCCGAGCCCGATCCGCCGGACAGCGCCGTTTATTTCCACAGTATTTGCCTGGATCGATGGGGCAACGTGTACCTCACCGTGCGCGGCGCGGGCGGATACGGCGGCGCTATTGAAGACACGCAAGGCAATCATGTGAGCATCATGAAATACAATAACAACGGGGACTACGTCGCCAGCCTGACGCTGAACGTGTCGGCGCATGCCGAAAACTGGGCCACGGTCGCCAAGGACGGGACCGTGTATACCATCTTCGTAGGGAACGAGCGAATGGGAGTGGAAACATCGGCGCCAAGGTAAGCGCGGGAGCGTAACCAGCCGCGTATTGCGCCTGGAAGGAAAAATTCATGCAGCTCAACTCGAGTCGGCGGTTTCTCGCGGTCTTCACCGTGTGCGCGCTGGCATTTGCGTTGGTAAGCGCGTCAAGCCGCGCCGCGGACGCGGAAGCACCTGGGGGACGGGCGAATATCCGGCCGTCGCTGGTCCAGCTTGCTCCGGGCGGGACGCAGGCGTTCCGGGCGGTGTTTGAACCAGGATGGTTGCACGAGGCCCGGGTCGCTGACACCGTTTCCTGGGCGGTGAACGATATTCCCGGCGGGAACGAGAGCCTGGGAACCATCGACAAAAATGGGCTCTATCGGGCGCCCGGGCAGGCGCCGCGTCCCTGTGAGGTCCACGTCTGCGCCACCGTGGACGGCGCGCTGAATCCCCATCTCTGGGCAACTGTCGTGGTAGGGACGGCGGCCCCGGCGTACGAGCTTGTGGCCAAATGGGAGGAGGCGGCGGACGGTTCCGGGCGCCTCAAGGACCCGCTCGACATCGCCCTGGACCGCGACGGGAACCTGCTCATAAGCGACGGGGGACTTTCCCAGGTGCTCCGGTTCACCGCCAAAGGTGAATTCCTGGGAAGCATCGGCGAAGGCGGGGGAAACACCCCCGGCCATTTCGGCGAGCTGCGCAACGTCGATGTGGATGGCGAGGGGAGAATCGTTGCGTGCGACATGAGAACCGGCCCGCCGCGCATCCAGGTCTTCGACAACGGC
Coding sequences within:
- a CDS encoding sodium/solute symporter (Members of the Solute:Sodium Symporter (SSS), TC 2.A.21 as described in tcdb.org, catalyze solute:Na+ symport. Known solutes for members of the family include sugars, amino acids, nucleosides, inositols, vitamins, urea or anions, depending on the system.) → MTPARFGLLDWVILAVYFLAVASIGPLFAKRNKSTESFFVGNREFPAWLLGLAMFATSISSITVVSFPGDAYKAAYLRWLPGLMLPLGVYIGSKIFLPFYRRNKCTSAYEYLEGRFGHGVRTYVAVCFIIGQVMRIATILYLVSLVFEQITGAPPYVCILMGGCVVTVYTVLGGVRAVVWAQFLQTFLLWFGTILCFVTLIRGIDGGIGAVFATGWRDNKFMLGDLNVSTGNLERAKIFSLWDKSIVMMLIYGLAGWVFEYSGNQNVVQKYVSAKNPREAFKAIWICCACSVPTWTFFMFMGTSLYVFFKQHPDPQAMAILTGASGAKAESILPYFCVKMIPSGLAGIVIASILAAAMSASSASISGISAVFVTDLYRRHMVKTASERHYVAAARLTSGISCLLMMGGAVMFYALSNLTLQDLGTKLASILGGGILGVYILGFLTTRGTGRSVAVGIAATLIFSTYMAVVEFAGITPEQFMHGLGCSRETAILLLKPVHVYYVGLAGHLLTFVVAYLVSSLFEPRRDLTGLTFWTQIVSEEERAGSR
- a CDS encoding NHL repeat-containing protein is translated as MQRASLSPLSNRSGNGFVSSAPSCAAVAVFIAAAAVVMPVFAASAGEDASSGRARIAPSVVHLAPGAEQRFKAVMLQTRLKGATAAQNVAWSVNGIPGGDDTAGRITADGLYTAPAQTPKPREVHICAEMADAANPHLFATVLFEGEGTHYESVAQWSESIAQPVHLKDPHCLALDHAGNLLIADFEGSRVHRFTPDGMYLGDLGLGTGEAPGYVIKPRVVQVDHEGNIFVSDQKKDQPRIQVFSHDGQFLRTFGDKGINPGQILRAHGLAFDSKHRLYVVDVDAMRINVYDSSGKFLQSWGQDGSGLGEFNAPHGIAIDANDDVFVVGYYGPCQKFTSGGKLLRVFAEPDPPDSAVYFHSICLDRWGNVYLTVRGAGGYGGAIEDTQGNHVSIMKYNNNGDYVASLTLNVSAHAENWATVAKDGTVYTIFVGNERMGVETSAPR
- a CDS encoding NHL repeat-containing protein; this encodes MQLNSSRRFLAVFTVCALAFALVSASSRAADAEAPGGRANIRPSLVQLAPGGTQAFRAVFEPGWLHEARVADTVSWAVNDIPGGNESLGTIDKNGLYRAPGQAPRPCEVHVCATVDGALNPHLWATVVVGTAAPAYELVAKWEEAADGSGRLKDPLDIALDRDGNLLISDGGLSQVLRFTAKGEFLGSIGEGGGNTPGHFGELRNVDVDGEGRIVACDMRTGPPRIQVFDNGGKLLHAFALKGVGPGQIMQPAGLAFDPAGRIFAADADNMLVNVYEQDGTFVEAWRRNGVRPGDLNEPYGAAADRNGDVFVPNYYGPCQKFTGKGEFLLAFAQPDPPDGPVAITSAAGDQWGNVFLAVRDTAGLVQNSANPEPKPARIMKFNNNGDLVTSLALWDDERGENKTAVDGHDRLYVLFKRVNTVGVAIFEAR